In the Mesoaciditoga lauensis cd-1655R = DSM 25116 genome, CAAACTTCACCGTAGCTTCTTCTTGTTCAGGTGTCATCTTGAAGTTGTGACCTTCGTAGTGTTCGTACCTTAAACCGGATATGCCAAACAATTTGTACCTTTCAACCGTGTTCCTTGCAAAGCTTTCTGAAATCAATAGAGCTTCACATATGTCTTTGTATTTCCATCCCTTGGCCCATAGAATGACGCTGTTAATCCTAACAGCTGTTTTCTTATCTTTTGTTTTCCT is a window encoding:
- a CDS encoding helix-turn-helix domain-containing protein — its product is MEKKLSDEEIRELMALHRKTKDKKTAVRINSVILWAKGWKYKDICEALLISESFARNTVERYKLFGISGLRYEHYEGHNFKMTPEQEEATVKF